One window from the genome of Enterococcus haemoperoxidus ATCC BAA-382 encodes:
- the dnaE gene encoding DNA polymerase III subunit alpha yields the protein MPFPQLYTITSYSLLSSTIRIQELVQQAKKLGYTTLGITDINVLHGAIEFFEVCKKEAIKPIIGLTLDYTPKKSEQSAQLLLYAKDIEGYQNLMRISTAKMNSERIFYLDAIKEHLTHLFAVMPSDKGEVSFALKRNEVEASESLDQLVQLFDPSSFFAGASFTCNPETDPALFKFYEAKNQPLLALQETRYLNREDGFALKVLAHIDEGQQMTLNAEETKIEGPFYLRNQTDAAEQLLIKVNEQAVQNAEKLADSCILEIPLHQRLLPHYPIPEGKQAGEFLKELCLKKLPERISNVSVEYEERLVKELDIIHTMGFDDYFLIVWDVMAFAHDRKIVTGAGRGSAAGSLVSYVLSITDVDPIKYDLLFERFLNPERHSMPDIDLDIPDNRREEVLQYVREKYGHYHMAQIATFGTMAAKMVLRDVARVFGLSQSESNRWSNAVPSALKMTLKTAYADSKNLVELVNSSETNRLLYDTAVRLEGLPRHVSTHAAGVVISDLDLLDVVPLQPGSNDIFLTQFTMNDVEKIGLLKMDFLGLRNLSIIDDTIKSIKRVYKKEVILNQIPLDDELTLSLFRRGETSGVFQFESAGIRNVLRKLGPSSIEDIAAVNALYRPGPMQNIDLFIRRKKGIEPIDYPDPVLEPILKNTYGVIVYQEQIIQVASTMAGFSLGQADILRRAVSKKKKDVLDEERKHFVEGAMKQGHSEEVATTIYDYIERFANYGFNRSHAFAYSFIGFQMAYLKVHFPGAFYAAILHSVRHNPTKIKEYIGEARKNKMAIIQPSINTSQYSFYLNNDDQITFGFSSLKGIRRDFIQNIIEERKERGPFKSFDQFLLRIDRKWLKAENIQPLIAIGAFDELQSNRRQLAVSLDSEIQNIIYSGGSMNLLEDTLKLKEVEVADYTLEEKLEQEEQFLGVYLSGHPTEEFKKTRLAKQVMLVSDVVENQAARLLIYVKDIRVIRTKKGEQMAFVEGDDLTGAISLTLFPTVFRTLRQNVEKNQVYFVEGKIEKSNYNQELQLLVNQIEKASEIENSISATTCYLKIIEAKDQKEVLQSIHEVIQKHKGNTPVIIYFEKNGKKLVLGEENWVTDTVDAKEQLEAILGGQNVVFK from the coding sequence ATGCCCTTTCCACAATTATATACAATTACTTCCTATTCATTACTCTCCAGTACTATTCGTATTCAAGAATTAGTGCAACAAGCAAAAAAATTAGGTTATACGACGTTAGGAATTACGGATATAAATGTACTTCACGGGGCAATCGAATTTTTTGAAGTCTGTAAAAAGGAAGCAATTAAACCAATCATTGGTTTGACGTTAGATTACACCCCAAAAAAGTCCGAACAATCGGCTCAATTGTTACTCTATGCAAAAGATATAGAAGGCTACCAAAACTTGATGCGGATTTCCACTGCGAAAATGAATAGCGAAAGAATTTTTTATTTAGATGCAATTAAAGAACATTTAACGCATTTGTTTGCTGTTATGCCCTCTGACAAAGGAGAAGTTTCTTTTGCTTTAAAAAGAAATGAAGTGGAGGCCTCTGAAAGTTTAGATCAGCTAGTGCAATTATTTGACCCGTCGTCTTTTTTTGCAGGTGCCTCATTTACATGTAATCCGGAAACTGATCCAGCACTTTTTAAGTTTTATGAAGCAAAAAATCAGCCGCTCCTTGCTTTGCAGGAAACTCGTTATTTAAACCGAGAAGACGGCTTTGCGTTGAAAGTATTAGCGCACATTGATGAAGGCCAACAGATGACGTTAAATGCCGAGGAAACAAAGATTGAAGGCCCCTTTTATTTAAGAAATCAGACAGATGCAGCAGAACAATTACTCATAAAGGTGAATGAACAAGCTGTCCAAAATGCAGAAAAGCTTGCTGATTCTTGTATTTTGGAGATTCCGTTACATCAACGTTTACTACCGCATTATCCGATTCCAGAGGGGAAACAAGCAGGAGAATTTTTAAAAGAGTTATGCTTGAAGAAACTACCTGAACGCATCTCGAATGTTTCAGTTGAATATGAAGAACGGTTAGTAAAAGAACTTGATATTATTCATACGATGGGATTTGATGATTACTTCTTGATTGTATGGGATGTAATGGCCTTTGCTCATGATAGAAAAATCGTAACAGGTGCAGGTCGTGGTTCTGCTGCGGGTTCTTTAGTGTCATATGTTTTGTCGATCACAGATGTCGATCCAATCAAATACGACTTACTCTTTGAACGATTTTTAAATCCAGAAAGGCATTCTATGCCCGATATAGACTTAGATATTCCTGATAATCGGCGTGAAGAAGTGCTGCAATATGTTCGTGAAAAATATGGACATTATCATATGGCACAAATCGCTACTTTTGGTACAATGGCAGCAAAAATGGTTTTAAGAGATGTTGCTAGAGTGTTCGGTTTATCTCAAAGTGAATCAAATCGCTGGTCTAATGCCGTACCTAGTGCACTAAAAATGACCTTGAAAACAGCATATGCTGATTCAAAAAATCTTGTCGAATTAGTAAATTCATCTGAGACAAACCGCTTGTTATATGATACAGCTGTTCGTTTAGAAGGGTTACCTCGTCATGTCTCAACTCATGCAGCTGGCGTGGTGATCAGTGACTTGGATCTTTTAGATGTCGTCCCATTACAACCGGGTTCAAATGATATTTTCCTGACGCAATTTACAATGAATGATGTTGAGAAGATAGGACTACTAAAGATGGATTTCTTAGGATTGAGAAATCTATCGATCATTGATGATACGATTAAGTCGATTAAACGCGTCTACAAAAAAGAAGTGATCTTAAATCAAATTCCTTTAGATGATGAATTGACATTATCCTTGTTTAGACGAGGGGAAACAAGTGGCGTTTTTCAGTTTGAGTCAGCAGGTATCAGAAATGTTTTACGAAAACTTGGACCATCAAGTATTGAAGATATTGCGGCTGTTAATGCTTTATACCGACCAGGTCCAATGCAAAATATCGACCTGTTTATTCGCAGAAAAAAAGGGATAGAACCAATTGATTACCCAGATCCTGTTTTAGAGCCGATTTTAAAAAATACTTATGGTGTTATTGTGTATCAGGAACAAATCATTCAAGTGGCTTCTACGATGGCAGGATTTAGTCTAGGGCAAGCAGATATTTTACGACGTGCAGTAAGTAAAAAGAAAAAAGATGTACTGGATGAAGAACGCAAGCACTTTGTTGAAGGCGCAATGAAACAAGGTCATAGTGAAGAAGTTGCAACGACTATTTATGATTATATCGAGCGATTTGCTAACTATGGATTTAATCGATCTCATGCGTTTGCTTATTCTTTTATAGGCTTTCAAATGGCCTACTTAAAAGTACATTTTCCAGGGGCATTTTATGCAGCAATTCTCCATTCTGTACGACATAATCCGACTAAAATCAAAGAATATATCGGCGAAGCACGTAAAAATAAAATGGCGATCATCCAACCCTCCATCAATACTAGTCAATACAGCTTTTACCTAAACAATGATGATCAAATAACGTTTGGTTTTAGCTCGTTAAAAGGGATACGTAGAGATTTTATCCAAAATATCATAGAGGAACGTAAAGAACGTGGACCGTTTAAATCTTTTGACCAATTTCTATTGCGTATCGACCGAAAGTGGCTAAAAGCTGAAAATATTCAACCTCTAATCGCCATTGGTGCCTTTGATGAATTACAGTCAAATCGCCGTCAATTAGCTGTTAGCTTAGATAGTGAAATTCAAAATATTATCTATAGCGGCGGCAGTATGAATCTTTTAGAAGATACGCTGAAATTGAAAGAAGTAGAAGTAGCCGATTACACTTTAGAAGAGAAATTAGAACAAGAAGAACAATTTCTAGGTGTTTATTTATCAGGTCATCCTACTGAGGAATTCAAAAAAACTCGTTTGGCCAAACAAGTGATGTTAGTCAGCGACGTAGTGGAAAATCAAGCGGCGCGCCTATTGATTTATGTAAAAGATATCCGAGTGATTCGTACAAAAAAAGGCGAACAAATGGCTTTTGTAGAAGGTGATGACTTGACTGGGGCAATATCTTTGACACTTTTTCCTACAGTTTTCAGAACCCTTCGTCAAAATGTTGAAAAAAATCAAGTTTATTTCGTAGAAGGTAAAATAGAAAAAAGTAACTATAATCAAGAACTTCAATTATTGGTAAACCAGATTGAAAAAGCTAGTGAAATTGAAAATAGTATTAGTGCAACAACTTGTTATTTAAAAATTATTGAAGCGAAAGATCAAAAAGAGGTTCTGCAAAGCATTCACGAAGTCATTCAAAAACACAAAGGCAATACGCCGGTAATCATTTATTTTGAAAAAAATGGGAAGAAATTAGTCTTAGGAGAAGAGAATTGGGTAACGGATACAGTAGATGCAAAAGAACAATTAGAGGCGATCTTAGGTGGTCAAAATGTTGTTTTCAAATGA
- a CDS encoding YjzD family protein, producing MRYILVLLWSFLLGQVVGYIGGALNGGTYDFMLTTIMSLTTGVIILLIGQFALPKKETTKSAQ from the coding sequence ATGCGTTACATTCTTGTATTGTTGTGGTCCTTTTTACTAGGACAAGTGGTCGGCTATATCGGTGGTGCCTTAAACGGCGGAACCTATGATTTTATGCTGACAACGATTATGTCATTGACTACCGGCGTGATTATCTTATTGATTGGTCAATTCGCATTACCAAAAAAAGAAACCACTAAAAGTGCTCAATAA